GATTGCGCGCACGATGGTGACGTCGCCTTCGTTGATTCTGTTGGATGAGCCTTTCAGTGGTGTGGATCCTTTGGCGGTTGCGGACATTCAAAAGATCATTCAAGAATTGCGAGGGCAAGGGTTGGGGGTGCTGATTACTGATCATAATGTGCGAGAAACGCTTGCTGTTGTCGATCGGGCTTATTTGATCTATGAGGGGCGGGTGGCACGGCAGGGGAGTCGGGAGTTTTTAGCAAACGATCCTGAGACGCGTCGGCTTTATCTAGGGGAACATTTTAGGATGTAAGACAATGACATGGCGAGACTACTTTTGGATTGGCTTGGGAAGTGGGCTAGGAGGAGTTTTTCGCGTTTTTTTATCGCGTTTCTTTGATCGAGTTGTATACAGCTATCCGTGGGGCACGTTTTGGGTGAACTTTATTGGTTGCTTTTTGATAGGCTGGCTCTGGATGAGCTATGGGGTAAAGTTAGCTGTGCCACGCTACGATGTGGGGTGGAATTTGATCGCTTCGGGGTTCCTTGGAGGCTTCACTACTTTTTCTACCTTTACATTGCAAGCTGCGGAGTTGTGGAGTGAGGGGCAGTGGACTCTTTCGATAGTGTATTCAGTGGTGACCTGCGGAGCTTGTATTTTTGGAGTGGCGCTAGGGATGTTAGTCGGTGGGATACGGATCGGAGGCTGAAGCCTTCAGCAAGGCTGTAGGTGGAGCAGAAGGGGGCAGTGGGATGAATCGTTGATCGGGAAGAGGAAGGAGTATTTTTACAGTGGTGCCAGAGCCGAGGCGGCTTTCGATTTGGAGTTCACCGTGGTGTTCATTTACGATGCGCTTGACGATTAAAAGGCCGAGACCGGATCCGCTTTCTTTTGTTGTAAAATAGGGTTCAAAAAGGCGTGGTAGGTTTTCTGGGGCGATGCCAGCGCCATTGTCTTGGATCAGAATTTCGACGTGTCGCTCGGTAAGGCGGGTGCAGATTCTGAGGATGCCTCCGGCGGGCATAGCTTGGAGAGAGTTTTTGACGAGGTTATAAAGGGCTTGTTTGAGTTGTTCTGCGTCTAGGAGGAGAGGGGGGATATTTGAGGCGTATTCCTCTTCGAGAATGACATCGCGATTTTCGATTTCATGCTTCATGAATTCAAGAGCTTCGCGGAGGACTGGGTGCAATGGGGTGAGTTGGAGATTGGCCGAGGATGGGCGTATGGCACGCAGAAAGCGGTCGATAATTCCATTGAGACGCTGGAGTTCGTTTTTAACGGTTTCGATAGACTGGGCAGTCTTCGCTGGGATAGAGATTTTTTTTAGCTCTCGTTCGATGAGTTGGATATGGATTTGGAGGGAGTTGAGAGGATTTCCAAGCTCATGGGCGACGCCGGCAGCGAGAAGGGTGAGAGCATTGATTTTTTCCGATTCGATATTTTCTCGGGTTGCTTGTTGTTGGGAAGTGATGTCGTAGAAGATAGCGGCGTATGATTTCTGCGGGGCGTCCTGCTCAACGGGCACGAGGTAGAATTTGAGGTAGCGGTGGTCTGGGTAGTGGATTTCGATTTCACGAGTGAGGGCGTTGCCTTGGCCGAGTAATTCCGGCCAGTTGAGCTCACGTAGGTATCGTTGGATGGGTTGGCCTTGAAGTTTATCAGGCTGGTCGCGGAGGCCGAAGATTTCTAGGCTGCGGCGGTTGGCATAGAGGATGTGGCCTTGTGCATCGAGAACGAGCACGCCTTCTAGCAATGTGTTGAAGATTGTTTCTAGAAACCCTTTTTCGGAGGTAAGCCGCTTGATGTAGTCGCGGACTTCTTGAGGGCTTAGGCGGTCGATTTTCCGAATTAGGCGGCTGAAGAATGATGCTGACATGGAATTTAGTAATTAGCCGGTGTCGAGCGATTGGGCGAAACTTTTGTGTGATGGGGAGTCCGTTTTGACTTTTTGTTGCATCTGCTTAACATCCTGAGTGCTATGAGTGAACTGAGTGCTCGTGAGATTTCGCAGAGGTTTAGGCAATTTGTCATGATGCAAGCCCAGAATATTTTGTATGTGCTTGGTCGTGTAGCTGGGCCGGATGGTGTGGCGCCTCCACCAAATCTATCTGCGGCGAAGCTGTTGATAGATCAACTCGAAATGATTGAGGCCAAGACCAAGGGGAACCTTTCACATGAGGAAGCAGCTTTATTGAGTAATGTGTTGTCGGAAGTGCGCCTTGTCTTTGTGGAAGCTTCTGGCGGGATTTCTCCCGGGATGATTCCGAGCCGTTCGATGCCTGATGATGAGGGGGATGAGGAGGAACCTCGTCGACCTACATCTGCAGCGCCTAAGGCGTCTTCTCGAAATGAAGGGGGACAGGCTCCCATATCTCCTCAAGCTTCTTCGCGTCAAACGGAATCTAGGGAGCCATCGAGTGAATTTCCGAGCCGTCGTAAGTTTTTCAAGAGCTACGGATGAGGTGAATCTGTAAGAGGCTTATGAAACCTGTGCTGATAGTGGGGTCAATCGGGCTAGATGACATCCGTGTGCCTGAGTGGCCTGAAAGAAAAAACCTTCTTGGCGGATCGGCCTCCTATGCGGCACTGGCAACAAGCTTGACGGCTCCTGTCCGTCTTGTGGGGGTGGTCGGCAGCGATTTTCCTGATGAGCATGTGAAATTGTATCTACGTCGTAATGTCTGCCTAAAAGGCCTGCAAAGAGTAGAGGGTAAAACGTTTCGCTGGGCAGGCGAATATGAGGAGGATATGAATAACCGACGGACGCTCTCTGTGGAATTGAATGTGTTTGCAGATTTTAGCCCTGAATTGCCAGAGGGCTACCACGAGACGGAATATGTCTTGCTGGCAAACATTGCGCCTACTCTCCAGCACAGGGTGCTTGATCAAGTGCAAAATCCTCGCTTCGTCGTAGCAGATACCATGGATCTCTGGATCCACACGGCACGAGAGGATTTGATGCAGCTGTTGCCACGGATAAATATGCTCGTGCTTAACGATAGCGAGGCGCGGGCTTTGACGGGTGAGAAGAATCTGGTCAAAGCGGCCCGTTGGATTTTGAGGGAAGGCGCCGAAGCTGTCGTCATCAAAAAGGGGGAGCACGGCAGTCTTTTAATGAGCGGAGGCGAGATGTTGGTGATGCCAGCTATGCCGTTAGAAGAGGTGTTAGATCCTACAGGGGCAGGGGACACGTTTGTGGGCGGCCTGATTGGCTACTTGGCAATTCACCCGAATCATGATTTTGAGGTATTGCGAGAGGCGGTTATTCACGGGACAGTGCTGGCTTCATTT
The genomic region above belongs to Candidatus Methylacidiphilales bacterium and contains:
- the crcB gene encoding fluoride efflux transporter CrcB, encoding MTWRDYFWIGLGSGLGGVFRVFLSRFFDRVVYSYPWGTFWVNFIGCFLIGWLWMSYGVKLAVPRYDVGWNLIASGFLGGFTTFSTFTLQAAELWSEGQWTLSIVYSVVTCGACIFGVALGMLVGGIRIGG
- a CDS encoding ATP-binding protein, with protein sequence MSASFFSRLIRKIDRLSPQEVRDYIKRLTSEKGFLETIFNTLLEGVLVLDAQGHILYANRRSLEIFGLRDQPDKLQGQPIQRYLRELNWPELLGQGNALTREIEIHYPDHRYLKFYLVPVEQDAPQKSYAAIFYDITSQQQATRENIESEKINALTLLAAGVAHELGNPLNSLQIHIQLIERELKKISIPAKTAQSIETVKNELQRLNGIIDRFLRAIRPSSANLQLTPLHPVLREALEFMKHEIENRDVILEEEYASNIPPLLLDAEQLKQALYNLVKNSLQAMPAGGILRICTRLTERHVEILIQDNGAGIAPENLPRLFEPYFTTKESGSGLGLLIVKRIVNEHHGELQIESRLGSGTTVKILLPLPDQRFIPLPPSAPPTALLKASASDPYPTD
- a CDS encoding DUF1844 domain-containing protein, which encodes MSELSAREISQRFRQFVMMQAQNILYVLGRVAGPDGVAPPPNLSAAKLLIDQLEMIEAKTKGNLSHEEAALLSNVLSEVRLVFVEASGGISPGMIPSRSMPDDEGDEEEPRRPTSAAPKASSRNEGGQAPISPQASSRQTESREPSSEFPSRRKFFKSYG
- a CDS encoding PfkB family carbohydrate kinase, which gives rise to MKPVLIVGSIGLDDIRVPEWPERKNLLGGSASYAALATSLTAPVRLVGVVGSDFPDEHVKLYLRRNVCLKGLQRVEGKTFRWAGEYEEDMNNRRTLSVELNVFADFSPELPEGYHETEYVLLANIAPTLQHRVLDQVQNPRFVVADTMDLWIHTAREDLMQLLPRINMLVLNDSEARALTGEKNLVKAARWILREGAEAVVIKKGEHGSLLMSGGEMLVMPAMPLEEVLDPTGAGDTFVGGLIGYLAIHPNHDFEVLREAVIHGTVLASFNVEAFGPERLANLTKDELEARRRFFKRAAGLI